GAGGAGTTATTCACAAAAGAATAAGAGAGAATCCAAGAGTGATTGTAATGGAAGGAGTAAATGCAAGGTACCTATCCAAAAAGGATATACCTGAAGGAATAGACATAATAACAGAGGATACATCATTTATATCCAGTAAACTTATAATCCCAAATGTAAAGGTCTTTTTAAAGAGTGGGGGAGACTACATTCTCCTTGTAAAGCCACAGTTTGAAGGAGGAAAAAGCTCTACAAGGAAAGGTGTGGTTAAAGATTTTTCTATTCATAAAGAGATATTAATTGATATGCTTAATTTTGTTAAAGAGGAGGGTTTTTATCCAATTGGAATAATCCCTTCGCCTGTAAGAGGAAAGGAAGGGAACATTGAGTATCTTCTATATATGAAAAAGGAAGAAATAGATATAGATTTACCACTTTCTGAAATAGCTGAAGGTGCAATAAAAAAAGCAAAGGAGAAATTTTATGAAGATAGGAATTTGCTTTAAAGATACACATGAAGCAAAAATTTTATCCAGTGAAATTGAGGAATTCTTAAGAGAGAGAGGAATTGATGTATTCTTCCCTGAAAGAGATGGCGTTGAAAAAGATTCTCTGATACTGTCATTGGGTGGAGATGGAACTTTTCTTAGGGCATTCCACTTTGCCTTCCCTTACGATGTTCCCATACTGGGAATAAATCTTGGAAGTATGGGATTCCTTACCGATGTGGAGAAGGAAGATGTTTTCTCTTCCCTTGAAAAGTTACTCTCTGGAAAATTTCTGGTTGAAGAGAGATTGGTAATTGAGTGTGAATTAAAGAGAGGAGGTAAGAATCTGGGAAAATTTTACTCCTTTAATGATTTTGTCATAGCAAGGGATATATTTTCTCCAATAATTGTTCTTGAAATATTTGTGGATGGAAAATTTGCAGGAACCATAAAAGGAGATGGTGCAATTA
The Caldisericia bacterium DNA segment above includes these coding regions:
- a CDS encoding NAD(+)/NADH kinase — encoded protein: MKIGICFKDTHEAKILSSEIEEFLRERGIDVFFPERDGVEKDSLILSLGGDGTFLRAFHFAFPYDVPILGINLGSMGFLTDVEKEDVFSSLEKLLSGKFLVEERLVIECELKRGGKNLGKFYSFNDFVIARDIFSPIIVLEIFVDGKFAGTIKGDGAIISTPNGSTAYSLSAGGPIVSPKSEVYILTTLCSHKLTSRPLVLSDKEKLSITLINSSGKTYFIEDGRKREILASGDYMQFFRSKRNAKLVRLKEKNFYDVLNSKFHWGD
- a CDS encoding TlyA family RNA methyltransferase — its product is MERKYRLDKYLVKIGLFPSREKAKEAIKNGEVYVNGKLITKGGMYIRESSKIEVMSPKIYVSRAGEKLREAILFFNIEIQNKIALDIGAGTGGFTEVLLENGINRVYAVDVGRGVIHKRIRENPRVIVMEGVNARYLSKKDIPEGIDIITEDTSFISSKLIIPNVKVFLKSGGDYILLVKPQFEGGKSSTRKGVVKDFSIHKEILIDMLNFVKEEGFYPIGIIPSPVRGKEGNIEYLLYMKKEEIDIDLPLSEIAEGAIKKAKEKFYEDRNLL